ACAGAAAATGAGAGACAGATTAAGAGTTAGCTCTGCTTTAAACAAACatcaagaaaaaaaaatgttaatgtATAAAGCTGACCTGGTCAACAGGAAGCTCTGTAGCtgtgttttcgtcctcgtgcacctcctcggcccctcgtgcctcctctcttctcctccgtGCTGCTCTCTTCAACAGGCTGGGCtggactgtgacagacagaaaTCAAAAAGCTGCTGCTGTGATCCACAGAACATTTATTATACGCATGCCTACTCCTGGACCCATCGACCTGATACTTCTTTCTGCtcagttgtgttcaaggacagcTTGTTGTTGGGCTGAGTCTCTCTTttgaatataaaaaaaatgtatgtatgtagtgTATGTAACTGTTTTGTTCGCTTACTCCTCATAACCGGCTAGTGGGCAATGAACAACTGCTTTAGTAGCAAAAACCCTTTCAGACAATCAGCTAGGCTGAAAAAACCCTTACCTTGACTGTTGTAGGCCACATTTGGTCTTTTGTCAGGGCTCAAACACCAGCATCCATAGAAACACTGTTTTAGGCATATGTTAGCTATGTGACAACGATCCTGCATACATGATGAACAGATTAGCTAATTTGAACAAGACATTTTATACTGCTATGAACCGGTATACCTGCATCTTGAGACTGTCTTGTATAAGCGCGTGAAGGACGCTGTTCTGGGAACTAGTTGTATcatatgctctgtatgtgatgactaattccattcttgcaaggataatacatacatgtatcctgatattgaagctcaagccggtgaccaGTGATATTTTTCCAATACTTATAATCAGTTAAATTCATCATCACATGAGATGAATACATCCCACATTTTCTTGTCTTTGTCGCTATATTGAGGGAGGTAAGAGAGAGATCCAGCAGGAGGACATCTGCATTTTACAAAGTTCGCCTTTCTAGTTCAAATGAGGAAAACTAAATTCAGTTTAAAGTTTAAAGTTGGGGTTCCTAACCAGATCCATTGCTGAGTGGGGGTCTGGGCTGTCCTCTGTTGTTGCGGATCTTGACGGGCCTGGAGAAGaaggcagacgtctcctctctcctgctctgctctgctggagCTGCAGCTTCATCTCCTGTGGACTTCACCCTGCGACCATCTGACTGAAATTCATGGGATGCAACTGACTAAATATAATTTCATTTAtaggcaaaataaaaaatactctCTGCACAGTTTGTCTCGCTGGGGTGTTGAACGTGTTAGGAagaatacacaaaacaaattaaCAGTCCCTATATAGCTCTTGTGGTGTGAATTATAGACCGATTTGTACCTctggggagtcgaggagggctGAGTCACTGTACTGATCCTCTGGACCACTTCCTGCTTTCCTGTTCTgagagaaacacacaaacacatacagcTGTCACTCACCTGACATGTGAACATAAGGGAAGACAAACAATGCTTGGACTGTATGTTAAGACTTAATAAACTGCATATAATTAAAGATACCTCATTTCTCCTTAACAGCCTTCTCTTTCCTTGGTAATATCtgcaaaataaagaaaacaatgctttaaatgtttaaaaaacatttcttgTTTGACAATCAACTTTTTATTTATGGAGCAGAAcagacatatttacacacacccACAGAGGACCTTGCACAATACCTCTCTGTAGCTTTTGAAACCAACAGCTCCACATATGGAAGTTTCTTGAACCTCTCAGTTCCCACGGCAACATAGCAGTGGCCAGTCTCCAGTTCCACAGCTGACGACAAAGTCGCTCCTTCCAGAGAGCACAACCTGATAAAGCACCGGGGTCACAGGGAGGTTTTTATTCTATATCTCCTCGTCTATTTTTGTTCCACACGTGTATTTGATGGGTTTCTGTCACTGACCTGCGCACGGCTCCGGTTCTTAAGCTGACCTTCTCAGTGATCAGACTCAGGATCTGCTCCAGGTCCTGCTGCATGCTCCGAGGAATGATGAACCGGAATGGTGGACAAAGCAAGTCTCCATTTCGGAAAACGCTGAACAGAGAACACAGGGTTTCTTAATGTCCTAATGTTAAGTCAAAGTATGGGAAACATCTTCAGCCAAATCTATGAGACTATGATTCTGAATTAGATAAATCAAGGGGTATCTTTCAAAGTAACAGTCTTTTACTTGCAGAAGCCATTCTTTTTGTTTCCCTGgacaaataaaaacattcaCACAAGTTTGGGCGCTTAAAAAAGATTCACGAAAGTTATTACAACTCATTCTGAGAAGGAGCCACCGTACACCATACAGTTAGTTACCTATTTCCTCaaaagaaacattatttattttatgtagTTTATCAAACTCACTGTATAATGCAGGGTAGAGGTATAAACTTTCTCCATTTGGCTGACACATTGAGCCTATGGGATGCTTTGGCCTGCAGAAGACAAGAACATCAGATAGTTGATACTGCAAACTCAGCGATATTgaaaattccttttaaatcatgtaCTGTATATCCTGCACACCCATCACAAAACAAAATGGCGGTAATGGCTCACTAACTATTCTGCTCAAGTGGCGCAGCAAATGAATCTAACATCACTGCGAGATGTCTTAAAAGGCCCATTCATATTGTGATCTGAGGGTTCCTCTCAAAGCCCATTTTGTCCCATATTTCAATTAACTCAGTCGATAGCCATGTCTGCCTCTGATATGTAGCTGGACTAAATCAATCCACTCAGAACAACCCAGACATTGATAATCTCccgttattgtttttactttgaaGAGAGAGACGTTTGATGCATTTACATTGTCTCAGAGCAGAGAACAAGGAGGCATGGGGTGGTGAATTGTGGGTAATAGGCCTGTCCAGACACGCACACAGCCCTGATAACACTGCGTGAAAGCACCACTCTTTGTTTCACCAGCTGGATCAAACACAACTCACATACAGACACACTTCCTGCATTGCTCCACAGCAACCACAACACAGGCATGTAAGACTCactcttgttagatgtgccaagagtgaggactgtcttaggtaagacggcttttatgtgcgcagctccacttgcttggaacagcctCCAGTCCAAAtgaaaattgagcaattttatttctctgaatgtttttaaggcacgtctgcacgagatgctttctgacactatgggtgtttgtaagtgttggtgaatatgtaaatatgatgtcctctattgtttgtttttatgttgtttttatgtttcatgtggaactaaattgatgcaggtctcccttgtaaaagagatccatgatctcaagggacctatctgtctaaataaaggtttgaaatgaaatgaaatgaattgcTCCACAGCAACCACAACACAGGCATGTAAGACTTGAAAACCTAAGAACTCTCGCTTTCCAAATGGCAGTCACCCAAGGCACACACAATCGGTCTCCGCTCCTTCTATGTTTTTCAGAAAAGTAACACTGATGGTTTGAGACTGAGAGCACACTCAAAAAAAGGGGGTCATACTGTAGCCTACCTGCCAAGGGGTCAGAATACAAAGCAAGCACTCCTCAGCATGTGTGAACGTGTTTGAAATGAATTTTGTTTGGATTTTAAGAGAGCTTCCGCCATCACTGAAGAAAACAGATTTCAGATTCACTAGAAAACGGTTATAAAATCTGATTTACTTCAGATTGTCTGCTCTTTGGCAACATCCAGCTGTAACTACACATGTCACATTGGAGCTTTTACAGGGCGCCCCGCAAGGCCTGAGTGACATGTAAATGACAGTTACGTCATCAGACCATTGTATCCGGTAATTTACATGACAACCACACGGACATCGAGGGGACGCAGTGGTGTAGTCTACTTTTTTGTAGTGGGTATACTCTAATAATTGTATTCATCCATCCTAGAGCGACGCATCGCGGAGCGACACCTGTCTCGAAACAacacctcatgaacaccatcaCACTCACTAATGCATAACTAGTCTTGAGACTGGTTATGTGTTATCAACATGTCAATGTATTATAAGCATTTGTATGTGACTTTTAACTGCCAGTGACattaacaataaaaaaataaaagaatgaaCAATGATGGAAAAAGCCCACGTGTTTCGCATAGATCTGCACAAATATCACACAATAATCATTTTAAACCTATTTTTCAATGCATTAGTTTATTCAAACTTGTTCAGCCCTATTATCTTCCATACATCATTGTCAAACTATGTACTGTATCAGCTTAAATGAACAAGCAAACATCCTTGAAGTGCTACAAGACAAATTAGCTTCAAACaagaaacaaattaacaaataaGCTTCACCTCAATAAATGAGGGTTGAAAAAGCACTCAACATGTCCATCCTGGGTTCACTGTGTTCGTCCACTCGCCCTGCAGATGGAGCCTCGTCAATGAGAACAGACAACTTGCTTGAAGATGTCACAATACTGTGAACAATTTTTTTCTGCATCTCTTTTGCTATGTGTTTTACAATTTTTGTGGAACTGTACCTTGAGTGCAGACTAGTGCCCATTTTGGCACAATTTGTTTCCTGAAGCTCAATGAGACTATCATGGTCAGTAAAAGGTTGGTTCATCTTCGCAAGATAGTATGCTGTTCTGATTACAGAATCTGTCTCTGCAAAAACAGTCTCTGACACAGCTCTCACCAAATGTCCAACTAAATCCTGTCCACCCTTCTCCGTGAGCTCCTGGGCTATTATGTGTGCTCTGGAGTCTGGACGTCTCATGTCGTCTAATCTATTTACCTAACTTTCTGTCCCTCCACTCTAACCAAGGATGCCTGTTCTTAAATTCCATAGCCTGACTTTCAGTCCACAAGGCTGGCCAGGAGCTCTCATCTGTGTCCGAAACAAGGAGATAATataaacattgtgttctgaccacacacacacacacacacacacacacacacacacacacacacacacacacacacacacacacacacacacacacacacacacacacacacacacacacacacacacacacacacacacacacacacacacacacacacacacagacacacacagacacacagacagtatCTCCCTCCCTTTCTCTTCCATTGATCCACCACACTAACGTTGATCAAGTTAGCTAGCAAGTTAGCAAGTTAGCTACAGTTACGTTAATGATATCACCTTTAGGACAGCCACCTGACATGGCTCTTCTTCTATAGTGGTAATAGggggaaacattgaaatattgtcGTCTGTTTTCGTTTCATGTTTGCTTCCTGTTTAGCGCTCCGCGAACTTGAATGGTGGACGGATCAAATTCTGATAACGTTAGAGAAACCTGGGGTTTGTCAGAGCCGTGTGTTGCTGTTGCTTAGCAACAGGCCACAGGCCACATGCGACGGAAGCTCCAGACGTCCAAAAGTATTAACGAAGAGGCGAAAGCGTGAAAGCGCAGTCACAAAATGAAGTTGTTACGTATCATCGCTCATTTTTAAGAGGGTATACGGAAATCACTGGCATTTTCTAGTGGGTATACGGCGTATACCCGCGTATCACGTAGACTATACCACTGAGGGGACGGTAAACGCTAAAACGCTAATCAAACTAATGCCAACAAAACAATGTCGTCAAATGTAAAGGCAAATCTCACTAATGGAAATTCCTGAGACCTTTCCTGTCTGATATCACGCAAGGAAAATATTGCCGTCATTATCATATTTGCTTTGGCACAATATCAACTAGAAAAGGTTGGATTTGAGTACAGTGCCAGGGGGTGCATTCTTCCTGGTTAAACTGGGATTAATCAGTGATGGAGTGGGCCTTAAAAGCAAAACGCCCACACATCAAAATGAAAGCCTACCTGGGTTTCTTCACGGCCAGCCGGCTGCTTTTTCGTTCTTGCGGTCAGGTAACTATGCATTAAAACAAAAGATATAACGAAGAAAATCATTTTAAACCCTTTTCTCACACAAAAGGTATGTTAGAATTGATTCTTAATTCATTTCCTTTCATTTTAGACACAGAAAGCCCCTAGAACTGCACACTAATATCAGCATAGTAAATGTTTTTTGTACTTACTCAAGTTTTTTGAACCGTTCAAAGCCAGCAGCAACATACTTGGCTCCTGTCTGAAGATCCTGGAGGTCTGAGACCCTGTGCCCCTGCCTGGGCGTGTAGAGGGTCCTGACGGCCAGGGAGGCCCCGATGCTCCGGGTCACTTCAGTCAGAAAGGCCTCCATGCTGGCCACCTGTCGCTGGTTGACCACAAACCTGCGTCCACTGTAGAAAGGGTCTCCATTCTTATAGACCACCACGCTCTTCACTGGAGGCAGGAGAACCGTGGCTGCTGTGCTGGCAGCCATCTGAGCCAGGTACtgatagtccacacacacacattctttaaaaaggtgttttttttaaaccactaacaccacatCATTCTCTCCACATACATGTCATTTCACTCACCTATAATTGCATTTACTGACCATCTTCATACATCAGGTACATTTACATAACACATTCTTTGAatcacacatgaataaaaaccATGTTCAGTCACTACCTCCTGTTGGACGATGAAGCGAGGAAAGGCTTGAATCGGAGGCGAAAGGTGGAAATCCTTCCCTTCTGTTGTTGTGATCCGTCTGGACTCCCACTCATCACGTTCTGCTCTCTCTATCCCCctagcacacacactcacaaattcACACACTACTCCACTGACGGCGGTGAGTATTTCCTGGTTGCTATGGCAGCGTGGCCAGCAATGACCGGCTTTGTGGGCCAAACCATCGGCAGCAAGCACAACAAAAGGGGACAGACGGAGGAGAGAAGGGGTGGGTCGCTGTGTTGTTGTAAGCTGAATCAATAAGATAACGTCTACACCCACTTGTCTGTATTTTCCCCCCAAAACATATTTGCTAAATATCAATATGCATATTAGCATAAGCTGGCAATTATGGTGACAGAACCATTATGGAAATGTGACCttttaaaacatgacatttGATCTAAAAACAAGGACCTTTTTTGGAAGCAGgacaatgtaatttttacttttaaaaGCATGTTCCTGAGTGCTCTTTAATGACATTAATACCTTAAGACTAGAGCAGCTCAATAGGAGACAGTTGTGTGCAGAACTCCTATGTGATGCGTGAGAGCTCATTCATTGTGATCTAAATGGGGAATTTGAGCTTCTGTGAGTCACAACCAACTTGTTTTGAGTCAGCGATCGCCCTGACCTGGATTGAGTTAACCTTTTCCTACACAACAGTAACTACCTCACCCAGTCACAAATGATGTCACGAGACCGATATGAGCAGTGGCAACAACAGCAGAAAGTAGACTTTtttagaaaaatacagtttaatctttatttttaaacataGCAAATAAAATATACACAATGTACAGATCTACAAAAAAGGAGTTAATTCCATGGATGACAATTTATTTCCGGTGTCTTTGCATTTGAGTAAAATAATATCCTGACAGCGATCAGTCCAGTTCAGATTACTTCTGCCTTCAAGATACGCTCAGCCCATCCTTGAGTGACAAGTACTGTAGAGGAGAAGGAAGAGAGGaaaaaacaatcattaaaaGTGAATTCTTCTGACCCGTTATACCTCAGGTGAACTGAATCCCATGCATGAGTAAATCCTGCTGGTCTGGGTTCAGCTGCAGTTTACATTTGGTGTTGTTTTCGCACATTCCTCCACATCTTGACACCTTTACACCTTCTGGAGCTGCAGGGTGCTACATGGGGGCAGTGGTGCAGGTTTGGTGAAGACAGCAATTTGTTAATAGATAAATTACGGGATTAGAttagtcagggatgcaaactcatcaggtatgaaaaaggtgacaaggatccgagccccccgaccccacggaatatcggctttaaaattaggaataacagatgattttagcagtcagaacaactaaagcagcagtgttactaagaacagaaatgccaaagagtcacatctaatataaatatatataaaagcatttattttaattgtgtagcagtgagtttaacattttggcagcactgttgagcattttgaaa
The sequence above is drawn from the Pseudochaenichthys georgianus chromosome 22, fPseGeo1.2, whole genome shotgun sequence genome and encodes:
- the dcdc2b gene encoding doublecortin domain-containing protein 2B, yielding MAASTAATVLLPPVKSVVVYKNGDPFYSGRRFVVNQRQVASMEAFLTEVTRSIGASLAVRTLYTPRQGHRVSDLQDLQTGAKYVAAGFERFKKLDYLTARTKKQPAGREETQAKASHRLNVSAKWRKFIPLPCIIHVFRNGDLLCPPFRFIIPRSMQQDLEQILSLITEKVSLRTGAVRRLCSLEGATLSSAVELETGHCYVAVGTERFKKLPYVELLVSKATERYYQGKRRLLRRNENRKAGSGPEDQYSDSALLDSPESDGRRVKSTGDEAAAPAEQSRREETSAFFSRPVKIRNNRGQPRPPLSNGSVQPSLLKRAARRRREEARGAEEVHEDENTATELPVDQRVAEIVEDEEQNAPLDNTQQDPERQQTSLKSRPSSNTSQVESREEKESPQVAPSIQQNTTIIKSPGEFIKEV